Proteins from one Chitinophaga oryzae genomic window:
- a CDS encoding CsgG/HfaB family protein: MRYLLSILTTLLLSLSVLAQNKTDVILKTNGEEMKGKVLEILDNDIKFTYDGETLVYSVKKSDIRKITFSSGRVQTFNAAATAPAPAQADSQPAATGDSRNKVAILPFTFTKDGQAAPEEVSMQVQNECYALLSRHSGVYTVLEPRRTDVLLNKANITRASIMNYTMDEIARILGVEYIVDGMVTQNRTTQTSYGSSSYQNKDKKDDDKKSSGSSSTYATTQQNYQSTLDLKIYNDKGATIYSQNRKAFWNTEDAYKSALEYLIKRCPLYTK; encoded by the coding sequence ATGCGCTACCTCCTGAGCATCCTCACCACCCTCTTACTGTCACTATCTGTGCTGGCACAAAACAAAACCGATGTCATTCTGAAAACCAACGGAGAAGAGATGAAAGGCAAGGTCCTGGAAATCCTGGACAATGATATCAAATTCACTTATGACGGTGAAACACTGGTGTATTCGGTTAAAAAATCCGATATCCGGAAAATCACGTTCAGCAGCGGAAGGGTACAAACATTTAATGCTGCCGCTACCGCGCCCGCTCCCGCACAGGCTGACAGCCAGCCCGCGGCCACCGGCGACTCCCGCAACAAGGTGGCCATTTTACCTTTTACGTTCACCAAAGATGGACAGGCTGCCCCCGAAGAAGTCAGCATGCAGGTACAAAACGAATGTTATGCATTGCTCAGCCGGCATTCCGGTGTATACACCGTGCTGGAGCCCAGGAGAACAGACGTACTGCTGAACAAAGCCAACATTACAAGAGCCAGCATTATGAATTATACGATGGATGAAATTGCCAGAATTCTGGGAGTAGAATATATTGTTGATGGTATGGTAACGCAGAACAGAACGACTCAAACAAGCTATGGCTCCAGCTCTTATCAGAACAAGGATAAAAAGGACGACGATAAAAAATCATCCGGCAGCAGCAGCACTTATGCTACCACCCAGCAAAATTATCAGAGCACACTGGACCTGAAGATATACAACGATAAGGGCGCAACTATTTACAGCCAGAACAGGAAAGCGTTCTGGAATACGGAAGATGCCTATAAATCAGCGCTGGAGTACCTGATCAAACGTTGTCCGCTGTACACCAAATAA
- a CDS encoding class I lanthipeptide, which translates to MHPEKMSLERKLFLQKETIAVMNATDVAEGPQAISAPYHTALSMDSPARCFPCCAEPPLTYECRN; encoded by the coding sequence ATGCATCCTGAAAAAATGTCCCTCGAAAGAAAGCTTTTCCTCCAGAAAGAAACAATTGCCGTTATGAATGCTACCGATGTGGCAGAAGGTCCGCAGGCTATCAGCGCCCCTTATCACACCGCTCTTTCCATGGATTCGCCGGCACGCTGTTTTCCATGCTGCGCAGAGCCGCCGCTCACCTACGAGTGCCGTAACTAA
- a CDS encoding class I lanthipeptide encodes MQPEKLSLDKKLFLQKETIAVMNQTDVIDAPQAVSAPFRTALSMDTPLRCWPCCAEPSTQSGCPN; translated from the coding sequence ATGCAACCAGAAAAACTGTCCCTCGACAAAAAACTCTTCCTCCAGAAAGAGACGATTGCTGTTATGAACCAAACAGACGTGATCGACGCACCACAGGCTGTGAGTGCACCTTTCCGTACCGCGCTTTCCATGGACACCCCGTTACGTTGCTGGCCCTGCTGTGCAGAACCATCTACCCAATCCGGCTGTCCCAACTGA
- a CDS encoding lanthionine synthetase C family protein: protein MTTGSALTRIYQDHLRVLESKTYDPYFGESLFKGPWGVLLYLFYYERYVDNRAPCAGSWLQQLYGALRPQPVAGYSYCNGTTGPFWLLQHLYAQRFIDIDIEELSAGYIPAAIAESEKCLAEQNFDLLHGSAGICHHLLSYVHLEAVRTHLEKFVAAVAAASRMTPHGRSLPVFVLFDPPRESGVDTFSLAHGTCSVLILLSRACLAGIAPDTCRQLIYECIDFMWHHQNPRVAGTPHALFPGILDGRAPYSRLSWCYGDFNVAVALWHCGKALQEERWQQQALEVMHYTLRRDTDQTAGIVDACLCHGSAGIAAFYRRFWHETGDPLFRTAADHWHHNTLQKVAFSDQAGVYGVRGWEGVDKQWEYCWDLLDGSSGIGLSLLSHTLDSPLYWDEAFLLS, encoded by the coding sequence ATGACCACCGGTTCCGCGTTGACCCGTATCTACCAGGACCATCTACGGGTACTGGAGTCGAAAACTTATGACCCTTATTTTGGAGAGAGCCTTTTCAAAGGGCCCTGGGGTGTGCTCCTTTATCTTTTTTATTATGAGCGGTATGTTGACAACCGGGCTCCCTGTGCAGGCAGCTGGTTACAACAGCTATACGGTGCGCTCCGGCCGCAGCCTGTGGCCGGCTACTCCTACTGCAATGGCACCACGGGGCCGTTCTGGTTATTGCAACACCTCTATGCTCAACGTTTTATTGACATTGATATCGAAGAATTATCGGCCGGTTATATCCCCGCGGCTATTGCAGAAAGTGAGAAATGCCTCGCGGAGCAGAACTTCGACCTGCTGCATGGCAGCGCCGGTATCTGTCACCATCTGCTGAGCTATGTGCACCTGGAAGCGGTGCGTACGCACCTGGAGAAATTTGTGGCGGCGGTGGCGGCGGCCAGCCGGATGACACCCCATGGCCGCAGCCTTCCCGTGTTCGTATTGTTTGACCCTCCGAGGGAGTCTGGCGTAGACACTTTCAGCCTGGCGCATGGCACCTGTAGCGTGCTGATACTCCTGTCGCGCGCCTGTCTCGCCGGCATCGCCCCGGATACCTGCCGGCAGCTGATCTATGAATGCATCGATTTTATGTGGCACCATCAGAATCCCCGCGTTGCCGGCACCCCTCATGCGCTGTTTCCCGGTATCCTCGATGGACGGGCGCCCTACAGCCGCCTCTCCTGGTGTTACGGCGATTTTAATGTGGCGGTGGCGTTATGGCACTGCGGCAAAGCGCTACAGGAGGAACGCTGGCAACAGCAGGCCCTCGAAGTGATGCATTATACCCTGCGGCGGGATACCGACCAGACAGCAGGTATTGTAGACGCCTGCCTCTGTCACGGCTCCGCAGGCATCGCCGCCTTTTACCGCCGCTTCTGGCATGAAACCGGCGATCCGCTGTTCCGCACAGCCGCTGACCACTGGCATCACAACACCCTGCAAAAAGTAGCCTTCTCAGACCAGGCCGGCGTTTACGGCGTCCGCGGCTGGGAAGGAGTGGATAAACAATGGGAGTACTGCTGGGACCTGCTGGACGGCAGCAGCGGCATCGGGCTGTCGCTTCTGTCTCATACGCTCGACAGTCCGCTGTATTGGGACGAAGCCTTCCTGTTGTCCTGA
- a CDS encoding amino acid permease, which yields MEELTKTKEQPNPQKLKRGLQNRHIQLIALGGAIGTGLFLGIGPAAVLAGPSVILGYAMAGVIAFFIMRQLGEMVVEEPVSGSFSHFAYKYWGTFAGFASGWNYWILYILVSMSELTAIGVYVHFWWPEIPLWASSLFFFVAINALNLSSVKVYGEAEFWFSIVKVIAIISMIVFGVYLLISGHGGAQASVENLWNDGGFFPKGLLDKGADGKYQGLFAAIAMIMFSFGGLELIGITAAEADKPEKTIPRATNQVIYRILIFYVGALIILFSLSPWKSITTDSSPFVMVFESLKGFEFNLFGKTIYFTSLIANVLNLIVLTAALSVYNSCVYSNSRMLYGLAQQGNAPAFLSHLNKNHVPVKATLVSALFAAICIVVNKLIPEQALEVLMSLVVSALIINWIMISVVHLKFRQHKKLEQVSTKFPSFIYPLSNYICLVFLVGILVLMWITGMKLPVEMIPAWLVFLYICYALLKKNKTTQAA from the coding sequence TTGGAAGAACTGACAAAAACAAAGGAACAACCAAATCCGCAGAAGCTTAAAAGAGGCCTGCAAAACAGACACATTCAACTGATTGCACTGGGCGGCGCCATTGGCACCGGCCTGTTTCTGGGCATAGGTCCCGCCGCCGTACTGGCCGGCCCTTCTGTTATCCTCGGATATGCTATGGCAGGCGTCATCGCCTTCTTTATTATGCGCCAGCTGGGCGAAATGGTGGTGGAAGAACCGGTGTCCGGCAGCTTCAGCCACTTTGCCTATAAATACTGGGGCACCTTCGCCGGCTTTGCCTCCGGCTGGAATTACTGGATACTGTATATCCTGGTCAGCATGTCTGAGCTGACCGCCATCGGCGTATATGTGCATTTCTGGTGGCCGGAGATCCCGCTGTGGGCTTCCAGCCTGTTCTTTTTTGTCGCCATTAACGCGCTCAACCTCAGCTCTGTAAAAGTATACGGCGAAGCCGAATTCTGGTTCTCCATCGTAAAGGTGATCGCTATCATCTCCATGATCGTTTTCGGGGTATACCTGCTGATCAGCGGACATGGCGGCGCACAGGCCAGCGTGGAAAACCTCTGGAACGACGGCGGTTTTTTCCCGAAAGGCCTGCTCGATAAAGGCGCCGACGGTAAATACCAGGGCCTCTTCGCAGCCATCGCCATGATCATGTTTTCGTTCGGCGGGCTGGAGCTGATCGGCATCACGGCCGCGGAAGCCGACAAACCGGAGAAAACCATCCCCAGGGCTACCAACCAGGTGATCTACCGCATCCTGATCTTCTACGTGGGCGCTCTTATTATCCTCTTCTCCCTGTCACCCTGGAAAAGCATTACAACAGACAGCAGCCCGTTCGTAATGGTGTTTGAAAGCCTGAAAGGATTTGAGTTTAACCTCTTCGGTAAAACCATCTACTTCACCAGCCTGATCGCCAATGTACTGAACCTCATTGTGCTCACGGCCGCCCTGTCCGTATATAACAGCTGTGTATACAGCAACAGCCGTATGCTGTACGGCCTTGCCCAGCAAGGTAACGCGCCGGCTTTCCTGTCACACCTCAACAAAAATCATGTGCCTGTAAAAGCGACGCTGGTATCTGCACTGTTCGCGGCCATCTGTATTGTGGTGAATAAACTAATCCCGGAACAGGCGCTGGAGGTGCTTATGTCGCTGGTGGTATCCGCCCTGATCATCAACTGGATCATGATCAGCGTGGTACACCTGAAATTCAGACAACATAAAAAACTCGAACAGGTATCCACCAAGTTCCCTTCATTTATCTACCCGCTGTCCAACTATATCTGCCTGGTATTCCTGGTGGGCATCCTTGTACTGATGTGGATCACCGGCATGAAGCTGCCGGTGGAAATGATCCCGGCATGGCTGGTTTTCCTGTATATCTGTTATGCACTTTTAAAGAAAAATAAAACAACGCAGGCGGCCTGA
- a CDS encoding immunity 22 family protein, giving the protein MGKLHIWVGNFESEALFEKYLDQRQYLEAWAVYDHAPPTGDPQQDAEPDKAGRCEFCKETGMDTYDEDAIIVRYYDNFIDAAVVAEDTNADEAALAKLWKKHKPADVNALIAYGDNELSAKKAAGTKRMQYLGSVEETVAGDAGVHHLWVGEKEMLTEKAAGFKNGQPKKIIKALGLNEQEVAAITFYYSGQKEKPDEMIITQIEDFTIAEKMILKADKMKITAAVNALLDIVVNKCAAIDAAAMSDVLGMKYIGKFE; this is encoded by the coding sequence ATGGGTAAACTGCATATTTGGGTGGGAAATTTTGAATCGGAAGCTTTGTTTGAAAAATATCTGGACCAGCGGCAATACCTGGAAGCCTGGGCTGTTTACGACCATGCGCCTCCCACAGGAGATCCGCAACAGGATGCGGAGCCGGACAAGGCAGGAAGGTGTGAATTCTGTAAAGAAACCGGGATGGATACCTACGATGAAGATGCTATCATCGTCCGGTATTATGACAACTTTATAGATGCCGCCGTTGTTGCGGAAGATACCAATGCGGACGAAGCAGCACTGGCGAAATTATGGAAGAAGCACAAACCGGCTGATGTAAACGCCCTTATTGCTTACGGAGATAATGAACTGTCGGCCAAAAAAGCGGCGGGCACGAAGCGCATGCAATACCTGGGAAGCGTGGAGGAAACGGTGGCTGGTGATGCCGGCGTACATCACCTGTGGGTGGGCGAAAAAGAAATGTTGACTGAAAAGGCGGCCGGCTTTAAAAATGGCCAGCCTAAAAAAATCATCAAAGCGCTCGGACTGAACGAGCAGGAAGTTGCTGCTATTACTTTCTATTATAGTGGTCAGAAAGAAAAGCCGGATGAGATGATCATCACGCAGATAGAAGACTTTACGATCGCGGAGAAAATGATTTTAAAAGCGGATAAGATGAAAATAACTGCCGCCGTCAATGCCCTTTTGGATATCGTGGTGAATAAATGTGCAGCCATAGATGCGGCGGCCATGAGTGATGTTTTAGGGATGAAGTATATCGGGAAGTTTGAATAA
- a CDS encoding YbaK/EbsC family protein: protein MAIEKVREHLKRWNRDKDIIELATSSATVDLAGQALGVDGAQIAKSISLHDANGGALLIVASGYHKIDSKKFKDEFGFKARMLSFGEVEPMIGHAVGGVCPFGVAPRVSVYLDESLRAFDTVYPACGSTNSAIKMTIADMEEMSGNVKWVDVTKPQER from the coding sequence ATGGCTATAGAAAAGGTAAGAGAACATCTGAAGAGGTGGAACCGCGACAAAGACATAATTGAACTGGCTACTTCCAGCGCTACGGTGGACCTGGCAGGACAGGCGCTGGGGGTAGACGGTGCGCAGATCGCCAAATCCATCTCCCTGCATGACGCCAACGGCGGCGCATTGCTTATCGTCGCATCCGGCTACCATAAAATAGACAGTAAAAAGTTTAAAGACGAATTTGGTTTTAAGGCCCGCATGTTGTCTTTCGGGGAAGTAGAACCAATGATCGGTCATGCCGTTGGCGGCGTATGCCCATTCGGTGTAGCACCGCGTGTTAGCGTATATCTCGACGAGTCGCTGAGAGCTTTCGATACCGTATATCCTGCCTGCGGCAGCACTAATTCCGCCATTAAAATGACGATCGCCGATATGGAAGAAATGTCGGGCAATGTGAAATGGGTGGACGTGACCAAACCGCAGGAACGCTGA
- the ppsA gene encoding phosphoenolpyruvate synthase, with translation MSHFIRDFASVRLSDVGIVGGKNASLGEMTAALAGKGIRVPAGFATTATAFWAFLDANALRQPLAALMQQLDRNTFSNLGETGAAARRLILGAVMPEELKTAITDAYRRLGGGEAQAVAVRSSATAEDMPEASFAGQHESFLNVRGEAAVLQAVQHCFASLYTDRAIKYREDNGFEHGKIALSAGIQQMVQTDNGCSGVGFTLDPESGFRDVILLSGIWGLGENIVQGRVMPDDFYVFKPTLRAGKNAILQKKLGDKAWTLCLDDTPGATSPVINKPTAEADRRRFVLNDAEIHQLAGWALDIEAHYNCPMDIEWAKDGVSGELFLLQARPETVHARKAVTSREQYVVKEKGTVLVKGDAVGEKLATGIARLLNSPAEAEQLQEGDIVVTVNTSPDWDPVLKKVAAIVTDSGGRTSHAAIVARELGVPAIVGATGATAAIRDGEAITVSCCEGKTGYVYAGKLPYEKKDIALSDITMPESTEVALIISDPDQAFRLSFYPNDGVGLLRMEFIITHAVRVHPMALVHFDQLKDEREKSAIAALTGQYENKQQFFIDKLSQGIATIAAAFYPKDVIVRMSDFKTNEYAQLLGGKDFEPTEENPMLGFRGASRYYNPLYREGFGLECAAIKKVRGEMGLTNVKVMIPFCRTAAEGRKVLSVMASYGLSRADGLEVYVMAEIPSNVLEADAFAEIFDGFSIGSNDLTQLTLGLDRDSALVADLFSEEDPAPKKMIAMMIQAARKAGVRIGLCGQAPSDFPDFAAFLVKEGINSISFNPDALIQGIANIRQAEKENTVSPAF, from the coding sequence ATGAGCCATTTTATCAGGGACTTTGCCTCCGTCCGGTTGTCAGATGTGGGGATTGTAGGAGGAAAAAATGCTTCCTTGGGAGAGATGACGGCAGCACTGGCCGGCAAGGGAATCCGGGTGCCTGCAGGATTTGCCACTACGGCAACGGCCTTTTGGGCCTTCCTGGACGCCAATGCGCTCCGCCAGCCACTGGCTGCGCTGATGCAGCAACTGGACCGTAATACTTTCTCTAACCTTGGGGAGACAGGCGCCGCCGCACGCAGGCTGATACTGGGAGCTGTGATGCCGGAGGAACTGAAGACAGCCATTACGGATGCCTACCGGCGCCTGGGAGGCGGGGAAGCGCAGGCTGTGGCTGTAAGGAGCAGCGCTACGGCGGAAGACATGCCGGAAGCCAGCTTTGCAGGACAACACGAGTCTTTTTTGAATGTACGTGGTGAAGCTGCGGTATTACAGGCGGTACAGCATTGTTTTGCCTCCCTCTATACCGACAGGGCCATCAAGTACCGGGAGGATAATGGGTTTGAACACGGCAAAATAGCCCTGTCAGCCGGTATTCAGCAGATGGTACAAACCGATAACGGTTGCTCGGGCGTGGGCTTTACACTGGACCCTGAATCGGGCTTCCGGGACGTCATATTGCTGTCCGGTATCTGGGGGCTGGGAGAGAATATTGTGCAGGGGAGGGTTATGCCGGATGACTTTTATGTGTTTAAACCTACCCTGAGGGCCGGCAAAAATGCGATTCTGCAGAAGAAGTTGGGCGACAAAGCATGGACCCTGTGCCTGGACGATACGCCGGGCGCCACCTCCCCGGTGATAAACAAACCAACAGCGGAAGCAGACCGCCGGCGCTTTGTACTGAATGATGCAGAGATACATCAGCTGGCTGGCTGGGCGCTGGACATTGAAGCGCATTACAATTGCCCGATGGACATAGAGTGGGCAAAAGATGGCGTCAGCGGTGAACTGTTCCTGCTGCAGGCGCGCCCGGAGACGGTACATGCCCGTAAGGCGGTCACCAGCCGGGAACAATATGTGGTGAAAGAAAAAGGAACGGTGCTGGTGAAAGGAGATGCTGTTGGCGAGAAACTCGCGACAGGTATTGCACGCCTGCTCAATTCCCCGGCCGAAGCGGAACAGCTGCAGGAAGGAGACATTGTGGTTACCGTTAATACGAGCCCCGATTGGGACCCTGTACTGAAAAAAGTGGCGGCTATTGTGACCGACAGCGGCGGGCGGACAAGTCACGCCGCTATTGTGGCGCGCGAGTTAGGCGTGCCTGCTATTGTGGGCGCTACGGGCGCCACAGCGGCCATCCGCGACGGCGAGGCTATCACGGTGTCCTGTTGTGAAGGAAAAACAGGTTATGTATACGCAGGTAAACTACCCTATGAGAAAAAGGACATTGCGCTGTCAGATATCACCATGCCTGAAAGCACGGAGGTGGCGTTGATTATCAGTGATCCTGACCAGGCCTTCCGGTTGTCCTTTTATCCGAATGACGGTGTGGGGCTGTTAAGAATGGAATTTATTATCACACATGCCGTCCGGGTACACCCGATGGCCCTCGTACATTTCGACCAGTTGAAAGACGAACGGGAAAAATCGGCGATCGCTGCATTGACCGGCCAGTATGAGAACAAACAACAGTTCTTTATAGACAAATTGTCCCAGGGCATTGCCACCATCGCGGCCGCTTTTTATCCCAAAGATGTGATCGTGCGCATGAGCGACTTCAAAACCAATGAATACGCGCAACTGCTGGGAGGAAAAGACTTTGAGCCAACGGAGGAAAACCCGATGTTAGGTTTCAGGGGAGCGTCCCGTTACTATAACCCCTTGTACAGGGAAGGTTTCGGGCTTGAATGTGCAGCCATCAAAAAAGTCAGGGGAGAAATGGGACTTACAAATGTCAAAGTGATGATCCCGTTTTGCCGCACTGCAGCGGAAGGCAGGAAAGTACTGTCCGTAATGGCATCCTATGGCCTTTCACGGGCAGATGGCCTGGAGGTGTACGTGATGGCGGAAATTCCTTCCAATGTGCTCGAAGCAGACGCTTTCGCTGAAATATTTGATGGGTTTTCCATAGGTTCCAATGACCTCACCCAGCTTACATTGGGGCTGGACCGGGATTCGGCTTTGGTGGCAGACCTTTTCAGTGAAGAAGACCCGGCGCCGAAAAAGATGATCGCGATGATGATACAGGCAGCCCGAAAAGCAGGTGTACGGATAGGGCTTTGTGGCCAGGCGCCCAGCGACTTCCCGGACTTTGCCGCTTTCCTGGTAAAAGAGGGTATTAACAGCATTTCCTTTAACCCGGATGCGCTGATACAGGGTATTGCCAACATCCGGCAAGCCGAAAAAGAAAATACTGTGTCCCCCGCATTTTAA
- a CDS encoding universal stress protein gives MIKIAAILDGLKYSENVQQYALMVAQQQRAHVTGVMPEDFTYNSFSMYQVLTSGADPATIGRLEAADEASRKAAAVTFEAACQKAGIPYSIHRHRNLALPEALEVSIYADLLVADRKETFTHEPSKAPTRFIRDLLTDVQCPVLLTPSGKPPLMPDWSNVVLLYDGEPSSVYAIKMYSYLLASQFPVTVTVLSVNEEGNHLQNKQLIRDFIHGHFPEAAYHVVDGDPEAEIIRYLKNMPKDTLVVLGAYRRGAVSRWFRESMADVLMAAVDLPLFIAHNK, from the coding sequence ATGATAAAGATCGCTGCGATACTGGATGGCCTGAAGTACTCCGAGAATGTGCAACAATATGCCCTGATGGTGGCACAACAACAGCGGGCGCATGTTACCGGTGTGATGCCGGAAGACTTCACCTATAATAGTTTTAGCATGTACCAGGTGCTGACATCGGGCGCCGATCCGGCTACGATCGGCCGCCTGGAGGCCGCGGACGAAGCCAGCCGTAAAGCTGCCGCGGTTACTTTTGAGGCGGCCTGCCAGAAGGCGGGCATCCCTTACAGTATCCACCGGCACAGGAACCTGGCATTGCCGGAGGCGCTGGAAGTCAGCATTTACGCGGACCTGCTGGTGGCAGACAGGAAGGAAACGTTCACCCATGAGCCCTCAAAAGCGCCTACCCGCTTTATACGGGACCTCCTTACGGATGTGCAGTGCCCTGTATTACTGACGCCGTCGGGCAAACCTCCGCTGATGCCGGACTGGTCCAACGTAGTGCTGCTTTATGACGGGGAGCCGTCATCCGTGTACGCTATCAAGATGTACAGTTACCTTCTTGCGTCGCAGTTTCCGGTCACAGTAACGGTTTTGTCTGTTAATGAAGAAGGCAACCACCTGCAGAATAAACAACTGATCCGTGATTTTATCCACGGTCATTTTCCGGAGGCGGCTTATCACGTTGTGGACGGCGATCCGGAAGCAGAGATCATCCGGTACCTGAAAAATATGCCTAAAGACACACTGGTGGTGCTGGGAGCCTACCGCCGGGGCGCCGTGTCCCGCTGGTTCCGCGAAAGTATGGCTGATGTGCTGATGGCTGCGGTGGACCTGCCTCTGTTTATTGCGCATAACAAATAA
- a CDS encoding linear amide C-N hydrolase: MKTGFFKTLCYSLGISLLAFPITVAACTGIQLKARDGAIICARTMEFYNDLQAQIVVFPRNYPFNAVSPGGANKGLYWKSRYAIVGINSMGKDAIADGMNEKGLSVGLFYLPGYAGYMNVPTRKIARSISSTDVSAWLLSNFATVDQVKRAVDSGILINKGIPLYINGGIPFPLHYNVHDAEGKSLVIECVNGKLYSYYNPLGVLTNAPTFDWHLANLQQYLNSRPNDACMKPDDSLRSFRHGNGLAGIPGDFTPSSRFVRAVAYTQSVDPCPTAYEAVTQAFQILNAFDIPKGVIKDPAHPGNNVYTLWTCASDLRNKRLYFHTVNNRTLHMIDLGKYADTDKVLFFPMDDPMEVVQN; encoded by the coding sequence ATGAAAACCGGATTCTTTAAAACCCTTTGTTATTCCCTTGGTATTTCGCTGCTGGCCTTCCCTATCACCGTTGCGGCCTGCACAGGTATTCAGCTGAAAGCCAGGGACGGCGCCATTATCTGCGCCCGCACCATGGAATTTTACAACGATCTCCAGGCCCAGATCGTAGTATTTCCGAGAAATTATCCCTTTAACGCCGTTAGCCCCGGTGGCGCCAATAAAGGCCTCTACTGGAAATCCAGGTACGCTATTGTTGGCATCAACTCCATGGGCAAAGACGCTATAGCCGATGGCATGAATGAAAAAGGCCTTTCGGTGGGTCTGTTCTATTTACCCGGATACGCTGGCTACATGAATGTACCGACCCGCAAAATCGCCAGGTCCATCAGCTCTACAGACGTATCTGCATGGCTGTTGTCCAACTTCGCTACGGTAGACCAGGTAAAGCGGGCCGTCGACAGCGGTATCCTGATCAACAAAGGCATCCCTCTGTACATCAACGGCGGCATTCCGTTCCCCCTGCATTACAATGTGCATGACGCGGAAGGCAAGTCGCTGGTGATAGAATGCGTCAACGGGAAGCTGTACTCTTACTACAACCCGTTGGGCGTGTTGACCAACGCTCCCACGTTTGACTGGCACCTCGCCAACCTGCAGCAGTACCTGAACTCCCGCCCCAACGACGCCTGTATGAAACCAGACGACTCACTCCGTTCCTTCCGGCATGGCAACGGCCTGGCAGGCATTCCCGGCGACTTCACCCCATCCTCCCGCTTTGTACGCGCCGTAGCATATACCCAAAGCGTAGATCCCTGTCCAACCGCCTATGAAGCGGTCACCCAGGCCTTCCAGATCCTCAACGCCTTTGATATTCCCAAAGGAGTGATCAAAGACCCGGCACATCCCGGCAATAACGTGTATACGCTGTGGACCTGCGCCAGTGACCTGAGAAACAAACGCCTCTATTTCCATACCGTCAACAACAGGACCCTGCATATGATTGACCTCGGAAAGTACGCCGACACAGACAAGGTGCTCTTCTTCCCGATGGACGATCCCATGGAAGTAGTCCAGAACTGA
- a CDS encoding helix-turn-helix domain-containing protein, with translation MAQRKVQGGIIKQAEFIRSAGLEDLLGIGLFISTDINMADYDHVKSNFRSDFTSILLIQQGKMLGTLDRDVYELGPDNLLLIPPHTMKKSVAVDSTCIASALNFTFDFLVDIGISATKIELYDYFTSKYSPHWKLSPAEAQLMRSHFRQLDARMEELKNKQPFAKEKLQHTFLLFLYELATLSTIHTELKNPAVSRKESLVIRFTNLVQAHFRSQRNVQQYAEQLFVTAKYLTETVKEYTGKSAGEIIDDYVVLEAKLLLDNPKLSIAEITEMLHFSDQSFFGKYFKRHTGYSPKAFRAQSQ, from the coding sequence ATGGCACAACGGAAAGTACAGGGAGGGATCATAAAACAGGCGGAGTTCATTCGCAGCGCCGGGTTGGAAGACCTCCTGGGCATCGGTCTTTTTATCTCCACGGATATTAACATGGCAGACTATGATCATGTTAAATCCAATTTCCGGTCGGACTTCACCAGCATACTACTCATACAGCAGGGAAAGATGCTGGGTACCCTGGACAGGGATGTGTACGAGCTGGGACCCGATAATCTGCTGCTGATCCCTCCGCATACCATGAAAAAGTCTGTGGCCGTGGACAGCACCTGTATTGCCTCCGCGCTTAATTTCACTTTTGATTTCCTGGTGGACATCGGTATCTCCGCTACTAAAATAGAGCTGTACGACTATTTTACTTCGAAGTATTCTCCTCACTGGAAACTGTCGCCGGCGGAGGCGCAGCTGATGCGCTCCCACTTCCGGCAGCTGGATGCCCGCATGGAAGAGCTGAAAAACAAGCAGCCGTTCGCCAAAGAGAAACTACAGCATACTTTCCTGTTGTTTCTCTATGAACTGGCTACGCTCAGCACCATCCATACGGAGTTAAAAAACCCGGCTGTTTCCAGGAAGGAAAGCCTGGTGATCCGCTTTACCAACCTGGTACAGGCACATTTCAGAAGCCAGCGCAATGTGCAGCAATATGCGGAACAGCTGTTCGTCACCGCCAAATACCTCACAGAAACGGTGAAAGAATATACCGGTAAGAGTGCCGGTGAGATCATTGACGACTACGTGGTGCTGGAAGCCAAACTGTTGCTCGACAATCCTAAACTCAGTATTGCCGAGATTACAGAAATGCTGCATTTCAGCGACCAGTCTTTTTTTGGTAAATACTTTAAACGCCATACCGGCTACTCGCCCAAAGCATTCCGGGCGCAGAGCCAATAA